A single region of the Thermoleophilum album genome encodes:
- a CDS encoding carbon storage regulator has translation MLSITRRPGQRIVIGEDIVVEVTEVSGSTVRLSIDAPRSVPIYREEIWLEVKRANEEAARAADGDVPSEALDRLARLRAQATSKQPQ, from the coding sequence ATGCTTTCAATAACGCGACGGCCGGGGCAACGAATCGTCATCGGCGAGGACATCGTCGTCGAGGTGACCGAGGTCAGCGGCTCGACCGTGCGGCTGTCGATCGACGCGCCGCGCTCGGTCCCGATCTACCGCGAGGAGATCTGGCTCGAGGTCAAGCGTGCCAACGAGGAGGCGGCGCGAGCCGCCGATGGCGACGTACCGAGCGAGGCTCTCGACCGGCTCGCCCGGTTGAGAGCGCAAGCGACAAGCAAACAACCGCAATAG
- the fliW gene encoding flagellar assembly protein FliW yields the protein MKITVATTRFGEIEVPPESVVEFPHGIVGFDSRRFTLIARSENPVFLWLQSLDEPDLALPVTNPWLFFPDFELVVGDPELERLGIDRSDLDVYVVVQAGPKLEDFKANLLAPIVIGGGRGWQVINESDSARLRAPLFEERTHQAA from the coding sequence ATGAAGATCACAGTAGCCACGACCCGCTTCGGCGAGATCGAGGTGCCGCCCGAGTCGGTGGTCGAGTTTCCGCACGGGATCGTCGGTTTCGACAGCCGCCGGTTCACGCTCATCGCTCGCAGCGAGAACCCCGTGTTCCTGTGGCTGCAATCGCTCGACGAACCGGATCTCGCCCTGCCTGTCACGAACCCCTGGCTGTTTTTCCCCGACTTCGAGCTCGTCGTCGGCGACCCCGAGCTCGAGCGGCTGGGTATCGACCGCAGCGACCTCGACGTCTACGTGGTCGTACAGGCCGGTCCGAAGCTCGAGGATTTCAAGGCCAACCTGCTCGCGCCGATCGTGATCGGAGGCGGGCGCGGCTGGCAGGTGATCAACGAGTCCGACAGCGCTCGGCTGCGCGCGCCCCTGTTCGAGGAACGCACCCACCAAGCGGCTTGA
- the flgL gene encoding flagellar hook-associated protein FlgL — translation MTYLRITESMVERSSLADIQSAARRLADAQRRVSSGRDLVRPSDDPLRAAKAISLRNELALVGELRGNVDDAINWQEVADRALSNIGDYLQRARELIVQGANDPVGQRGREAIATEIDQIIDAIKQEANATYAGRYIFAGTATQTAPYTPGGPDTYNGDAGVIERTIGPGVRIPVNVVRGGALLGQGQVANDGLILDTLRDAADQLRNGTPADLNALRSTTLQALDRNIDELSRARAEIGATQRRLEAAGSRLADLELTVRTLSSQTEDADMAEAITTFASQLTAYQAALRATASIVQTSLLNFLR, via the coding sequence GTGACCTACCTGCGGATCACCGAGTCGATGGTCGAGCGCTCGTCGCTCGCCGACATCCAGAGCGCTGCGCGGCGGCTTGCCGACGCTCAGCGGCGCGTGTCGTCGGGTCGCGACCTCGTTCGCCCCAGCGACGATCCGCTGCGCGCGGCCAAGGCGATCTCGCTGCGCAACGAGTTGGCGCTCGTCGGCGAGCTGCGGGGCAACGTCGACGACGCGATCAACTGGCAGGAGGTTGCTGACCGAGCATTGAGCAACATCGGCGACTACCTGCAGCGAGCGCGCGAGCTGATCGTGCAGGGCGCCAACGACCCGGTCGGCCAACGGGGTCGAGAAGCGATCGCCACCGAGATCGACCAGATCATCGACGCGATCAAGCAGGAGGCGAACGCCACTTACGCCGGCCGCTACATCTTCGCTGGCACAGCGACACAGACCGCCCCGTACACGCCCGGAGGGCCAGACACCTACAACGGCGACGCCGGTGTGATCGAGCGAACGATCGGGCCCGGCGTGCGCATTCCGGTGAACGTCGTACGCGGCGGCGCACTACTCGGCCAGGGACAGGTCGCCAACGACGGGCTGATCCTCGACACGTTGCGCGACGCAGCCGACCAGCTGCGCAACGGCACGCCGGCGGATCTCAACGCACTGCGCTCCACGACTCTCCAGGCGCTCGACCGGAACATCGACGAGCTGTCGCGCGCGCGTGCCGAGATCGGCGCCACCCAGCGCCGCCTCGAGGCGGCGGGATCGCGCCTTGCCGACCTGGAGCTCACGGTGCGCACGTTGAGCTCGCAAACCGAGGACGCCGACATGGCAGAGGCGATCACGACCTTCGCTAGCCAGCTGACCGCTTACCAGGCCGCGTTGCGCGCGACCGCGAGCATCGTCCAGACGTCGCTGCTCAACTTCCTGAGGTGA